The following coding sequences are from one Poecilia reticulata strain Guanapo linkage group LG18, Guppy_female_1.0+MT, whole genome shotgun sequence window:
- the LOC103480354 gene encoding vang-like protein 2 isoform X2, translated as MTNYPLPLHSLLTPNLSSVPWLTRGSMLYWASKIDSLRSKVDLLRLPLVLSTKSISNRKSQLGVVWEKGGGSGTGVSRKLRPPLASDMDNESTYSGYSYKSSHSRTSRKNRERRDRHRLKNRDGSIRGDKSVMIQAPGEPLLDPESTVADDRDDNWGETTTVVTGTSVDSISNEDLTRISKDLEDSLPLDCRRYISPVLGAILGLISVITPLAFLALPQLLWRDTLDPCGTPCEGLYISLAFKLLILLISTWALFLRPSRATLPRFFVFRCLLLALVFLFVASYWLFYGVRVLEPRETDYRGIVGYAASLVDALLFIQYLALVLLEVRHLRPAFCLKVVRTADGVSRFYNVGHLSIQRAGVWVLDQYYSDFPVYNPALLNLPKSILTKKMSSFKVYNLEEENTNNSTGQSRAMIAAAARRRDNSHNEYYYEEAEVERRLRKRRARLVVAVEEAFTHIKRHQDDDTPTSSPKHPREVMDPREAAQAIFAPMARAMQKYLRATRQQSYHTMESIINHLQFCITHNMTPKAFLERYLSPGPTLQYLDNNRGRQWTLVSEEPVTASLRQGQVFSLKRLDFALVVKVMPLPFLRLAEEFIDPKSHKFVMKLQSETSV; from the exons ATGACAAATTATCCTCTTCCTTTGCACTCTCTCCTCACTCCTAATCTCTCCTCTGTCCCCTGGCTCACACGGGGCAGTATGCTCTACTGG gcCTCCAAGATAGATTCCCTCAGGAGTAAAGTGGACTTGTTGCGTCTTCCGTTGGTCCTTTCCACAAAGTCCATCAGCAACCGCAAGAGCCAATTGGGCGTGGTGTGGGAGAAGGGCGGCGGCTCGGGCACGGGAGTGTCACGGAAACTCCGCCCACCGCTGGCCTCCGACATGGACAACGAGTCAACGTATTCGGGCTATTCCTACAAGTCGTCCCACTCGCGTACCTCCCGCAAAAACAG GGAGAGAAGGGACCGGCATCGCTTGAAGAATCGGGATGGCTCAATCCGTGGAGATAAGTCTGTGATGATCCAGGCCCCGGGCGAGCCACTGCTGGATCCTGAGTCCACCGTAGCAGACGACCGG GACGACAACTGGGGTGAGACCACCACCGTGGTCACTGGGACTTCTGTGGACAGTATCTCCAATGAGGATCTGACTCGGATCTCTAAGGACTTGGAGGACTCTTTGCCTCTCGACTGTCGCCGTTACATCAGCCCCGTTCTAGGAGCCATTTTGGGGCTCATCTCTGTAATCACTCCCTTGGCTTTCCTCGCCCTTCCACAGCTCCTTTGGCGGGACACATTGGACCCTTGTGGAACGCCATGTGAGGGCCTTTACATCTCTCTGGCTTTCAAACTCCTGATCCTCCTCATCTCCACGTGGGCGTTGTTCCTCCGCCCGTCCAGGGCCACTCTGCCACGCTTCTTCGTCTTCCGCTGTCTGCTCCTGGCGCTGGTCTTTCTCTTTGTTGCATCTTATTGGCTCTTCTACGGCGTCCGGGTCTTGGAGCCCCGCGAGACGGACTACAGGGGGATCGTGGGATATGCCGCATCTCTGGTGGATGCACTGCTGTTCATTCAGtatctggctctggttctgctggaggtccGACACCTGCGGCCCGCTTTCTGTCTGAAGGTCGTCAGGACCGCTGATGGAGTCAGTCGGTTCTACAACGTGGGGCATCTTAG CATCCAGAGGGCAGGAGTGTGGGTTCTGGACCAGTACTACAGCGACTTCCCAGTCTATAACCCAGCATTACTTAACCTCCCCAAGTCCATCCTTACCAAGAAGATGTCCTCCTTCAAAGTCTACAACCTGGAAGAAG AGAACACCAACAATTCCACAGGCCAGTCCAGAGCCATGATAGCAGCCGCCGCTCGGAGAAGAGACAACTCCCATAATGAGTACTACTACGAGGAGGCAGAGGTGGAGAGGAGGCTCCGCAAACGCAGGGCCAG ACTGGTGGTGGCAGTAGAAGAAGCTTTCACCCACATCAAGCGTCACCAGGATGACGACACCCCCACATCGTCTCCCAAACACCCACGGGAGGTGATGGACCCCAGGGAGGCCGCCCAGGCTATCTTCGCCCCCATGGCCCGGGCCATGCAGAAGTACCTGCGGGCCACCAGGCAGCAGTCCTATCACACCATGGAGAGCATCATCAACCATCTGCAGTTCTGCATCACGCACAACATGACACCTAAG GCCTTCTTAGAGCGCTACCTCAGTCCTGGTCCCACCCTCCAGTATCTGGACAACAACAGGGGGCGCCAGTGGACACTAGTGAGCGAGGAGCCAGTGACGGCCTCCTTGCGCCAAGGCCAGGTCTTCTCGCTGAAGCGCCTCGACTTCGCCCTGGTCGTCAAGGTGATGCCCCTCCCTTTCCTGCGCCTAGCAGAGGAGTTTATCGACCCAAAAAGTCACAAGTTTGTCATGAAGCTCCAGTCAGAGACGTCTGTGTAG
- the LOC103480354 gene encoding vang-like protein 2 isoform X1 — translation MDNESTYSGYSYKSSHSRTSRKNRERRDRHRLKNRDGSIRGDKSVMIQAPGEPLLDPESTVADDRDDNWGETTTVVTGTSVDSISNEDLTRISKDLEDSLPLDCRRYISPVLGAILGLISVITPLAFLALPQLLWRDTLDPCGTPCEGLYISLAFKLLILLISTWALFLRPSRATLPRFFVFRCLLLALVFLFVASYWLFYGVRVLEPRETDYRGIVGYAASLVDALLFIQYLALVLLEVRHLRPAFCLKVVRTADGVSRFYNVGHLSIQRAGVWVLDQYYSDFPVYNPALLNLPKSILTKKMSSFKVYNLEEENTNNSTGQSRAMIAAAARRRDNSHNEYYYEEAEVERRLRKRRARLVVAVEEAFTHIKRHQDDDTPTSSPKHPREVMDPREAAQAIFAPMARAMQKYLRATRQQSYHTMESIINHLQFCITHNMTPKAFLERYLSPGPTLQYLDNNRGRQWTLVSEEPVTASLRQGQVFSLKRLDFALVVKVMPLPFLRLAEEFIDPKSHKFVMKLQSETSV, via the exons ATGGACAACGAGTCAACGTATTCGGGCTATTCCTACAAGTCGTCCCACTCGCGTACCTCCCGCAAAAACAG GGAGAGAAGGGACCGGCATCGCTTGAAGAATCGGGATGGCTCAATCCGTGGAGATAAGTCTGTGATGATCCAGGCCCCGGGCGAGCCACTGCTGGATCCTGAGTCCACCGTAGCAGACGACCGG GACGACAACTGGGGTGAGACCACCACCGTGGTCACTGGGACTTCTGTGGACAGTATCTCCAATGAGGATCTGACTCGGATCTCTAAGGACTTGGAGGACTCTTTGCCTCTCGACTGTCGCCGTTACATCAGCCCCGTTCTAGGAGCCATTTTGGGGCTCATCTCTGTAATCACTCCCTTGGCTTTCCTCGCCCTTCCACAGCTCCTTTGGCGGGACACATTGGACCCTTGTGGAACGCCATGTGAGGGCCTTTACATCTCTCTGGCTTTCAAACTCCTGATCCTCCTCATCTCCACGTGGGCGTTGTTCCTCCGCCCGTCCAGGGCCACTCTGCCACGCTTCTTCGTCTTCCGCTGTCTGCTCCTGGCGCTGGTCTTTCTCTTTGTTGCATCTTATTGGCTCTTCTACGGCGTCCGGGTCTTGGAGCCCCGCGAGACGGACTACAGGGGGATCGTGGGATATGCCGCATCTCTGGTGGATGCACTGCTGTTCATTCAGtatctggctctggttctgctggaggtccGACACCTGCGGCCCGCTTTCTGTCTGAAGGTCGTCAGGACCGCTGATGGAGTCAGTCGGTTCTACAACGTGGGGCATCTTAG CATCCAGAGGGCAGGAGTGTGGGTTCTGGACCAGTACTACAGCGACTTCCCAGTCTATAACCCAGCATTACTTAACCTCCCCAAGTCCATCCTTACCAAGAAGATGTCCTCCTTCAAAGTCTACAACCTGGAAGAAG AGAACACCAACAATTCCACAGGCCAGTCCAGAGCCATGATAGCAGCCGCCGCTCGGAGAAGAGACAACTCCCATAATGAGTACTACTACGAGGAGGCAGAGGTGGAGAGGAGGCTCCGCAAACGCAGGGCCAG ACTGGTGGTGGCAGTAGAAGAAGCTTTCACCCACATCAAGCGTCACCAGGATGACGACACCCCCACATCGTCTCCCAAACACCCACGGGAGGTGATGGACCCCAGGGAGGCCGCCCAGGCTATCTTCGCCCCCATGGCCCGGGCCATGCAGAAGTACCTGCGGGCCACCAGGCAGCAGTCCTATCACACCATGGAGAGCATCATCAACCATCTGCAGTTCTGCATCACGCACAACATGACACCTAAG GCCTTCTTAGAGCGCTACCTCAGTCCTGGTCCCACCCTCCAGTATCTGGACAACAACAGGGGGCGCCAGTGGACACTAGTGAGCGAGGAGCCAGTGACGGCCTCCTTGCGCCAAGGCCAGGTCTTCTCGCTGAAGCGCCTCGACTTCGCCCTGGTCGTCAAGGTGATGCCCCTCCCTTTCCTGCGCCTAGCAGAGGAGTTTATCGACCCAAAAAGTCACAAGTTTGTCATGAAGCTCCAGTCAGAGACGTCTGTGTAG